The genomic segment CCCTGCTGTTCCAAAAATTTCAGCAACTCGATACCTCTTACAACCGGCACTATAGCGGTACCGGGCTGGGTCTAGCCCTGACGAAAAATCTAGTGGAGCTCCATGGCGGCAGCATCACTGTGGAATCTACCCTTGGCGTGGGCTCAATCTTTACCGTGCGGCTACCGGTGCGACGATCGTCGAATCTGCGTCTGGCGACCCCTTCTATTCCCGCATCCCCAAAGGCGCTGCGGGCTCGGCATAATCTAGGGCCCATGGTGCTCATTGAAAACCATGAAGAGAGTGCTAACCTCGTCTGCGACATGCTGACAGCAGCCGGCTATCAGGTGGTTTGGATTGTGGAAGGATCGCGGGCGGTGGAGCAAATTGAAATTCTGCGTCCCAATGCGGTGATTCTCAGTGTTGATGTGCCGGATACCAACGGCTATGACCTGATTCGCCAACTGCGGCAAAACCCCAGCACCAAGCGGCTGAAACTCGTGGCTATGGGGCAACTCAGCGAAGCGGAAGGCATGCAGCACTGTGTGGCGATCGGGGCCGATGACTACTTACCCAAACCGCTGCATCCCAATCAAGTGTTGCAGAAAATTACGGCGCTCATGGCCATCAAAACTGCTTGATGCTAGACCTGCTCAACCCACAGCCATCTCAACCCGTCGCCATGTTCCAACCAGCAGCCACCTATGGGTACTAGGAGCGATCGCTCCTTTTCTAGCTTAAAAGCCCACAGCGTACAGTACGTGTGACAAACCCTCATCGATGTGTTAAAGATAACGCAGACCCAATCCTTGACGTGGCGGTGCTGTAAGTTGCCATGCTTTTAGAACAAGCCCTTTGCCTATCCCATAGCCTGTCTGTACCCTGATATCAGGGACGTGGTATAACGGCTCAATGGGAGATTAGGTGATGTCCGTCCGAGATGGGCAGGTGTATCCTACGCATCATCTCGCACCTAGGTTCAGGGTTATTGCTGTTTCATGCTGCATCTATCTCAGTACGGGTTATGAAAAATCCTTTCCTTCCGGTTTTGTTTACCGCAGCCCTTTGCCTAACGGCCACGGGGGCGATCGCTTCCCCATCCACGTCCCTCGCGGATCCTGAGCCCATGGTGTTGGCCCAGTCCGCCGCGGCTCCTTCTTCGTCCGCGGCTCCTCCTTCATCCGCCGCTTCCCCCCTGCCGTTGAACCCCCATTGGTTGATTGCCATCAGCAGCGCCATCCTAGCGATCGTTGCCGTTGGGGTTGCTACCCAGTACTACGAACAGCAGCGCTGGAAACGAGTTGAGTTTATTCGCAGCATCATTCAAGAGTTTGAAAACAAGCCATCGATTGGCCACGTCCTCTCTATTATTGACTTTGAGGAATTTCGGGAACTGCCGCTGAAGCTGCCGGGACGTTCAGACCACATTTTTTTTGAGCCCAAAGACATTCGCCTCCGCCGGGCTTTGGTGTCTCATGACAAAACTATCCAGCGTAAGCACGAGGTTGAAAGTCTTAAAGACATCGATGCCGATCGCTATAAGCAAGAGCTGAAGGAATACCTGATTGAACTTACTCTGCGCTGTTGGTTTGATGACTTCTTAAGTGGGCTTTCCAACTTCGAGTACTACATCAAATCCAAGTTAATTTCTGCCGAAGAATTACGTCCCTATATTATTTACTGGATTCGCGTGATTGGCGATCGCGAATATCGCCGGGAAGGGGCATCGGGGTTCTATGAACAGTTATTTACCTATATTCATAAGGCCGGCTATACCGATGTTCAAAAACTCTTTGAGCGATATGGCTATCGGATTTTGCCAACCCCCTACCGCCCCACAGACTTCAGCGACGAGTTTGTGACATCAGACGCAAAACGCGCCCTCAGCCTCGGCAAGGTTGCCTACTTGGTCTACTCGGATGAACACTATATCCGCGAGGTGTTAACCCAGTGGGGAGCCAACCTCGGCGTAGATTTTCATTACATTGACGACCCAAGTAGCGAGACCCAAGGCATCATCTTCCGCATCAATGGCAACATTGTTCTGGGCTTTCGCGGCACCCAAAAACTGCGCGACTGGCAAACCAACGTCAAAATCAAACTGCGGAAGTTTGCTGGTAAGAGCAAAATGGAGACGATGGATACCGAAATTGTTAGCCTCCTGAAAAGCGACATTGTTTTTCAGGAGAACGCTAAGGTTCACCGAGGTTTTCAACATGCCTGGGATAGCGTTGCTCCCCAAGTGGTCAACATCATTTTGCGCTGGCGACGGGTAGAACCTAACGCAACCCTTTGGGTGACAGGGCATAGTTTGGGAGGGGCACTGGCTACCCTAGCAGCAGCGGCTCTACAAGATACGGGTATCACAGTCAACGGCCTCTATACCTTTGGGCAACCGAGAGTAGGCGATTGGGCCTTCCAGCGCCAGTTTGACAAGGTCTTGGGCGATCGCACCTTCCGGTATGTGAACAACAATGATATTGTGCCAGCGGTGCCGCCGCCCATCTTGCCTTGGACGTTTCCTCGTGTTTATCGCCACACTGGACACAAGTATTACTTTGACGTGAAGGGCAACTTGACGAAGAACCCTGATTTTGTAACGCGTCTGGTTGATGGAATTCTAGGCTATGCGATCGGTACCCTAGAGCAAGGGTTTGAAGGCATTAACGATCACCGCATGGAAATGTATGTGGCTCACTTGCAAAAAGCCAGAGAATCCGAAAAAGTTGTGCAGGAACTTGAGAACGAGGACAAGGACGATCAAGCTTCTGCTTAGAGATGGAGACCTTTGACCTGTTCATATCAAATCCGGTTGAATATGCCTGTAACATCCTGTCTTCGATTCCCGCTCGTTCCCTTGGCAAAGGGGCTACAGACATCTGGATCCTGCCATAGCCCTACATAAATGGCGTATCTAACCGATTTGATATTACACCTGCTCACGGCTGTTCACTCACATCATGACTTCAGGAGAACGACATCATGAGCTTACTTGGCAATCTAATTTGGTTGATTTTTGGCGGCTTGATTGCTGCGATTGGCTACATTGTGGGCGGTTTAGCCATCTGCCTCACCATCATTGGCATTCCCTTTGGCCTGCAGGTAATCAAAATAGGATTTGCCTCCCTCACACCCTTCGGCAAAGAGGTGGTGGTGTCAGAGAAGGCTAACAGTCCCTTGCGCATCATTTTCGATATTATTTGGCTGGTGCTCTTCGGCTGGGAAATTGCCATCGCCCATCTCGTCTCCGCTCTGATCCTGGCGATTACGATCATTGGCCTACCTTTCGCCAAGCAACATTTCAAGCTTGTAATTGTGGCACTGTTGCCCTTCGGCCGTGATTTGCGCTAATCAAGATCACAAGCCTGGTTCAGGAATTATCAACCTTCGATCGCAGTTCTTCAAGCTCGTGATCGATCTCGGGTGTATGAGCTGCAGGACTCGATGGCAGACTCTGGGGCGATCGCCCGCTTAGCTCTGCTTTCATCGCTGCCAGATCATCATCGACACTATTGCCCTCCAAGGCAGAGAACCGACTTTCTAGATCATCCTGCCCTAGCTCCGCCACAGCTTCCGAGCGGGCTTCTAGCTCATGCACCCGTTCTTCCATTCGCTCAAAAGCCTGCATGGCACCGGTTGTACCTACCCGACCCAGCATTTCATTGAGCTGTTGCGATGCCTTGGCCGAGCGCGCCCGCGCAATGTACATATCCTTTTTGGTTTTTGCATCCGAAATCTTGCGCTCTAAACTCATCATGTTCTGGCGCAGATTATCAACAACGGCTTGTTGCTGAGGAAGCTGGCGACCCAGGCTGTCAGCCGTTTCCTGATAGGATTTGCGGCGGCTTAAGGCTTCCCGAGCCAGCTCTTCGTCTCCTTTTTGCAGGGCTAGCTGGGCCCGCCGGTACCATTCATCTGCCGTAGACTGGGCCTGACTATGCTGCCGTTCCGTACGCTTCTGAGTCGCGATCGCTTGGGCCACGCCCTGGCGCATCTCGATCAGATCGTTCTGCATGTCGCTGACAGCTTGCTCTAGAATCTTTTCGGGGTCTTCGGCTTGACTCACTAAGGAATTGAGATTGGCTCGAATCACCCGACCGACTCGCTGAAAAAATCCCATACCCGTCTCCACTAACGAAACCCAGCACCATGACTGACAACGCAGTCCATTTCATGGTATCGCACGAGCTTAGTTCTCGTCTGTTGAACCACGAGCTATCTGGGATTGCGGTTAGAGGCCTCAGGTCATGCCTAAGGTTGATAAATTTCTGCAGGAATCCCTTGGTCAGCTAGCTCATTGAGCAAGGCTTCAGCCCGCTCTGGGTCGCTAAAGGCTCCAAATTGCACCTGGGCTCCTGCATCTGGGAAGTTGCGTACATAGGCATCTTCTACGGCTTGGCGAGCATCATCCAAGCTGCGATCGCCGCTGTAGTCTGTCACCACATAGTAATAGTTAGACGGTGCTGTTGACGGTGCTGCTGCAGTCTCGGCAGGGGCTGGTGCAGGGGCTGGCGTATAGGCTGGCTCGGGAGCCGGGGGCTGAACGGGTGCAGCCGGTGCCACTGCCACCGGCTCTGGATCAGGAACGTAGACGACATCCGAGGAATCTGATTCAACGGAAGGACTGGGTTCAACGACCTCTGGCGTTAAGGCAGGTTGCAACTGGGTTGTAAGAGCTGTGGAGGTGGTGGTTGGAGCTGTCGTTGGAGCATTAGCGCTTGGGGCAGGGGCAGCCGCGTTTGCTGAGGGTGGCGATGGCTGTGAAGGTTGTCCTGTGCGCGGCAGGGTGCTGAGGGTATCTAACCCCAAGTCCACAAATTCCTCCTCCGCTAAATTGGGATTGGGGATACCTCCTTGGGTAGACGATGATACAACGCTCTCAGCCGTAGAGCGATCGCTTCCCCACTGTCCCAAGCGCGGTAAACCCACGAGTGATGGATTGAGAATGACGTAGCCGAGGGTAGCGCTGGAGAGCAAGAGCAACAGCATCGATCCAATCCCCAGCGGAGTTAGTAGGCTGGCAACGATGCCGGGCTCATCCTCGTCTGGTTCGTAGGTGGGCTGAGGCGATGGTGGCGCTTCGTCTGCTAAGCTACGCAGCAGTTCTTCAGACGACTCTAAATAATCATCGGGAACCGGTGTGTCTAGAGGCTGGTTTCCAGGCGCTGTTAAGGCAGCCGGGGTGGGGGCGATCGCCTGCTCAGGTGATGCTGCAGTCTGCCGTGACTGTAACCCAGCTAGAGCGGCTGTTCCGGCTGCTAAAGCTGGCAATGGGGTGCGCTCTTGCGGTTCATGCATAGAACGCTGGGCACGGCGCGGCGATCGCCCTGGCTTCAGCGATCGCTGCCGTCGATAGCGCGCTAATTCTTGATCCAGTTCGGTATCTAGACCCAGCAGGGCAGCTTGTAATAGAGGGTG from the Candidatus Obscuribacterales bacterium genome contains:
- a CDS encoding lipase family protein, with product MKNPFLPVLFTAALCLTATGAIASPSTSLADPEPMVLAQSAAAPSSSAAPPSSAASPLPLNPHWLIAISSAILAIVAVGVATQYYEQQRWKRVEFIRSIIQEFENKPSIGHVLSIIDFEEFRELPLKLPGRSDHIFFEPKDIRLRRALVSHDKTIQRKHEVESLKDIDADRYKQELKEYLIELTLRCWFDDFLSGLSNFEYYIKSKLISAEELRPYIIYWIRVIGDREYRREGASGFYEQLFTYIHKAGYTDVQKLFERYGYRILPTPYRPTDFSDEFVTSDAKRALSLGKVAYLVYSDEHYIREVLTQWGANLGVDFHYIDDPSSETQGIIFRINGNIVLGFRGTQKLRDWQTNVKIKLRKFAGKSKMETMDTEIVSLLKSDIVFQENAKVHRGFQHAWDSVAPQVVNIILRWRRVEPNATLWVTGHSLGGALATLAAAALQDTGITVNGLYTFGQPRVGDWAFQRQFDKVLGDRTFRYVNNNDIVPAVPPPILPWTFPRVYRHTGHKYYFDVKGNLTKNPDFVTRLVDGILGYAIGTLEQGFEGINDHRMEMYVAHLQKARESEKVVQELENEDKDDQASA
- a CDS encoding SPOR domain-containing protein; translation: MSNSLLSNLNRDSDGGSDSQDAVLHPLLQAALLGLDTELDQELARYRRQRSLKPGRSPRRAQRSMHEPQERTPLPALAAGTAALAGLQSRQTAASPEQAIAPTPAALTAPGNQPLDTPVPDDYLESSEELLRSLADEAPPSPQPTYEPDEDEPGIVASLLTPLGIGSMLLLLLSSATLGYVILNPSLVGLPRLGQWGSDRSTAESVVSSSTQGGIPNPNLAEEEFVDLGLDTLSTLPRTGQPSQPSPPSANAAAPAPSANAPTTAPTTTSTALTTQLQPALTPEVVEPSPSVESDSSDVVYVPDPEPVAVAPAAPVQPPAPEPAYTPAPAPAPAETAAAPSTAPSNYYYVVTDYSGDRSLDDARQAVEDAYVRNFPDAGAQVQFGAFSDPERAEALLNELADQGIPAEIYQP
- a CDS encoding PspA/IM30 family protein produces the protein MGFFQRVGRVIRANLNSLVSQAEDPEKILEQAVSDMQNDLIEMRQGVAQAIATQKRTERQHSQAQSTADEWYRRAQLALQKGDEELAREALSRRKSYQETADSLGRQLPQQQAVVDNLRQNMMSLERKISDAKTKKDMYIARARSAKASQQLNEMLGRVGTTGAMQAFERMEERVHELEARSEAVAELGQDDLESRFSALEGNSVDDDLAAMKAELSGRSPQSLPSSPAAHTPEIDHELEELRSKVDNS
- a CDS encoding YccF domain-containing protein, which codes for MSLLGNLIWLIFGGLIAAIGYIVGGLAICLTIIGIPFGLQVIKIGFASLTPFGKEVVVSEKANSPLRIIFDIIWLVLFGWEIAIAHLVSALILAITIIGLPFAKQHFKLVIVALLPFGRDLR